A single region of the Streptomyces sp. NBC_00236 genome encodes:
- a CDS encoding urease subunit alpha has protein sequence MAQLTRAAYASLYGPTTGDRIRLADTDLWIEVEEDRCFGGEEAVFGGGKSIRESMAQATTSRADGALDLVITNAVVLDHWGIVKADVGIRAGRIVALGRSGNPDIADGVHPDLVIGPGTDVVSGEGRILTAGAVDTHVHFLMPETLHEALATGTTTVIGGGTGATEGSKATTVTPGAWNLAMMFRSLENVPLNVMLFGKGSTVGEEALREAALGGAGGYKVHEDWGATPAAIDAALKAADTYGLQVALHGDSLNEAGYVEGTLDAIAGRGIHVFHAEGAGGGHAPDIITVASHPNILPASTNPTLPHTVNTVDEHLDMLMVCHHLNPRVPEDLAFAESRIRATTIAAEDILHDIGALSITSSDAQAMGRIGEVVCRTWQVAHVMKQRFGDRGSALPADNERARRYVAKYTVCPAVAHGIDHVIGSVEPGKLADLVLWDPAFFGIRPAAVIKGGMVVCAPLGDANAAIPTTQPVLLRPTAAAGAAPHLSVGFVSPAALDDGLAERLGLVRELVAVRPTRHLTKADLPNNTALPAIEVDPETFAIRIDGELVEPSPATELPLTQRYSMF, from the coding sequence ATGGCACAACTGACCCGCGCCGCCTATGCGTCGCTCTACGGGCCCACCACCGGCGACCGCATCCGGCTCGCCGACACCGACCTCTGGATCGAGGTCGAGGAGGACCGCTGCTTCGGCGGCGAGGAGGCCGTCTTCGGCGGTGGCAAGTCGATCCGCGAATCCATGGCCCAGGCGACCACCTCGCGGGCCGACGGCGCCCTCGACCTGGTCATCACCAACGCCGTGGTCCTCGACCACTGGGGCATCGTCAAGGCCGACGTCGGCATCCGGGCCGGCCGGATCGTCGCCCTCGGCCGCTCCGGCAACCCCGACATCGCCGACGGGGTCCACCCTGACCTCGTCATCGGGCCCGGCACCGACGTCGTCTCCGGCGAGGGCCGCATCCTCACCGCCGGGGCCGTCGACACCCACGTCCACTTCCTGATGCCGGAGACCCTCCACGAGGCCCTGGCCACCGGCACCACGACCGTCATCGGCGGCGGCACCGGAGCGACCGAGGGATCCAAGGCCACCACCGTCACCCCCGGCGCGTGGAACCTCGCGATGATGTTCCGGTCCCTGGAGAACGTCCCGCTCAACGTCATGCTGTTCGGCAAGGGCTCCACCGTCGGTGAAGAGGCCCTGCGCGAGGCGGCGCTCGGCGGCGCGGGCGGCTACAAGGTCCACGAGGACTGGGGTGCGACCCCCGCGGCGATCGACGCCGCGCTGAAGGCCGCCGACACCTACGGCCTCCAGGTCGCCCTGCACGGCGACAGCCTCAACGAGGCCGGCTACGTCGAGGGGACGCTCGACGCCATCGCCGGACGCGGGATCCACGTCTTCCACGCCGAGGGCGCCGGCGGCGGCCACGCACCCGACATCATCACCGTGGCCTCCCACCCCAACATCCTCCCGGCCTCCACCAACCCGACGCTCCCGCACACCGTCAACACCGTCGACGAACACCTCGACATGCTGATGGTCTGCCACCACCTCAACCCGCGCGTCCCCGAGGACCTCGCCTTCGCCGAGTCCCGCATCCGCGCCACCACCATCGCGGCCGAGGACATCCTCCACGACATCGGCGCGCTCTCCATCACCTCGTCCGACGCGCAGGCCATGGGTCGCATCGGTGAGGTCGTCTGCCGCACCTGGCAGGTCGCCCACGTCATGAAGCAGCGCTTCGGGGACCGCGGCAGCGCGCTGCCCGCAGACAACGAACGCGCCCGCCGCTACGTCGCCAAGTACACGGTCTGCCCCGCCGTCGCCCATGGCATCGACCACGTCATCGGCTCCGTCGAACCGGGCAAGCTCGCCGACCTGGTGCTCTGGGACCCCGCGTTCTTCGGCATCCGTCCCGCCGCCGTCATCAAGGGCGGCATGGTCGTGTGCGCGCCCCTGGGCGACGCCAACGCCGCGATCCCCACCACCCAGCCCGTACTGCTGCGCCCCACGGCCGCCGCCGGGGCGGCCCCGCACCTCTCGGTCGGCTTCGTCTCCCCGGCCGCCCTGGACGACGGGCTCGCCGAACGGCTCGGTCTCGTACGCGAACTGGTCGCCGTGCGCCCCACCCGTCACCTCACCAAGGCCGATCTGCCGAACAACACCGCGCTCCCGGCCATCGAGGTCGATCCGGAGACCTTCGCCATCCGGATCGACGGGGAACTCGTCGAGCCGTCGCCCGCCACCGAACTGCCGCTGACCCAGCGGTACTCCATGTTCTGA
- a CDS encoding urease accessory protein UreF, translated as MASLASLLLGDGRLPVGAYTYSAGLEPAVAAGLTRDRIPALLRARLHTTAVTEAASAVLALRAAGQDRVDYGPVQHALAARTPAAPQREASAALGRGVHRLARRLAPDHPAVTALAALRPRPLRPVALGALGAVLNVSEEELAHAVVYDELQTIASAALKLLPGDPLDSVAWILAAEPDAARAVTAALAVPGPDRLPARTAPLTEQWALEHARRERRLFLA; from the coding sequence ATGGCATCGCTCGCCTCTCTTCTGCTCGGCGACGGGCGGCTCCCGGTCGGCGCGTACACCTACAGCGCGGGACTCGAACCCGCCGTCGCCGCCGGCCTCACCCGCGACCGGATCCCCGCACTGCTCAGGGCCCGGCTGCACACCACCGCCGTGACCGAGGCGGCCTCCGCCGTCCTCGCGCTGCGGGCGGCCGGGCAGGACAGGGTCGACTACGGACCCGTACAGCACGCCCTCGCCGCCCGGACCCCGGCCGCACCCCAGCGCGAGGCGTCGGCGGCGCTCGGCCGGGGCGTGCACCGGCTGGCCCGGCGGCTGGCGCCGGACCATCCGGCGGTCACCGCACTGGCCGCCCTGCGGCCCAGGCCGCTGCGACCGGTCGCGCTCGGCGCACTCGGAGCCGTACTGAACGTCTCCGAGGAGGAACTGGCGCACGCCGTCGTCTACGACGAACTCCAGACCATCGCCTCGGCCGCGCTGAAACTCCTGCCGGGCGACCCGCTCGACTCGGTCGCCTGGATCCTCGCCGCCGAACCCGACGCGGCGCGGGCGGTGACCGCCGCCCTCGCCGTACCGGGCCCGGACCGGCTGCCCGCCCGTACGGCCCCGCTCACCGAACAGTGGGCGCTCGAACACGCACGACGCGAACGGAGACTCTTCCTTGCCTGA
- the ureG gene encoding urease accessory protein UreG: MPDNHTTPAPQPNPHFHEPLNQPRALRLGVAGPVGTGKSSILATLCRELAGELSMAVVTNDIYTDEDARFLRSAGVLPTERIRAVETGACPHTAIRDDVSANLDAVEDLEEAYGPLDLVLIESGGDNLTATFSPALADAQLFCIDVAGGGDVARKGGPGITGADLLIINKTDLAPYVEVDVAAMVADAEGARGGLPVLALSRKDPASVAELADWVRSLLARHRAGSHVPTDPGPMAPHSHS; encoded by the coding sequence CTGCCCGACAACCACACCACTCCCGCCCCGCAGCCGAACCCCCACTTCCACGAGCCGCTCAACCAGCCGCGCGCGCTGCGCCTGGGCGTCGCGGGCCCCGTCGGCACCGGGAAGAGCTCGATCCTGGCCACCCTGTGCCGCGAGCTCGCCGGTGAACTGTCCATGGCGGTCGTCACCAACGACATCTACACCGACGAGGACGCCCGCTTCCTGCGCTCGGCGGGTGTCCTGCCCACCGAACGGATCCGGGCGGTCGAGACCGGCGCCTGCCCGCACACCGCGATCCGCGACGACGTCAGCGCCAACCTGGACGCCGTCGAGGACCTGGAGGAGGCGTACGGGCCGCTGGACCTGGTCCTCATCGAGAGCGGCGGCGACAATCTCACCGCCACGTTCAGCCCGGCCCTCGCCGACGCGCAGTTGTTCTGCATCGATGTCGCGGGCGGCGGCGACGTCGCCCGCAAGGGCGGCCCGGGCATCACCGGCGCCGACCTCCTGATCATCAACAAGACCGACCTCGCGCCCTACGTGGAGGTGGACGTCGCCGCCATGGTGGCCGACGCCGAAGGGGCCCGCGGCGGTCTTCCCGTCCTCGCCCTGTCCCGGAAGGACCCGGCCTCCGTCGCCGAACTCGCCGACTGGGTGCGGTCCCTGCTCGCCCGCCACCGTGCGGGGAGCCATGTGCCCACGGACCCGGGTCCGATGGCACCCCACAGCCACTCGTGA
- a CDS encoding urease accessory protein UreD, producing MNEPVVVGVERDASGRHLARELRPGAFLAPRPLMPAPDRIRIALVGTRAGLLAGDDLGLRISVGPGARLELVEPAGLVAYDHRGGRSRWQARVDIAEGGELLWHGLPFVVSDGADVVRTMDARLAAGARMLWRDTLVLGRSGERGGRLRATTRVTYEGRELLVEDLDLTDPDLRELPGVLGPHRVIGAVTALGASPAGPPHPYRTDLAGPGAQVRLLDTAAPAVAAELDAVWESWLGP from the coding sequence GTGAACGAACCGGTTGTCGTCGGCGTCGAGCGCGACGCCTCGGGCCGCCACCTGGCGCGCGAGCTGCGGCCCGGCGCGTTCCTCGCGCCCCGCCCCCTGATGCCCGCCCCCGACCGGATACGGATCGCCCTGGTCGGCACCCGGGCGGGGCTGCTGGCGGGCGACGACCTCGGACTGCGGATCTCGGTCGGCCCGGGCGCGCGCCTGGAGCTCGTCGAGCCGGCCGGCCTGGTCGCCTACGACCACCGGGGCGGCCGCTCCCGCTGGCAGGCCCGGGTGGACATCGCCGAGGGTGGTGAACTCCTGTGGCACGGACTGCCGTTCGTCGTCTCGGACGGGGCGGACGTCGTCCGTACGATGGATGCCCGGCTCGCCGCCGGGGCCCGGATGCTGTGGCGCGACACTCTGGTCCTCGGCCGCTCGGGCGAACGCGGCGGCCGCCTGCGGGCCACCACGCGGGTGACGTACGAGGGGCGTGAGCTCCTCGTCGAGGACCTCGACCTGACCGATCCGGACCTGCGCGAACTGCCCGGCGTCCTCGGTCCCCACCGGGTCATCGGTGCCGTCACCGCACTCGGCGCGTCCCCGGCGGGCCCGCCGCATCCCTACCGGACGGACCTGGCGGGCCCGGGTGCGCAGGTGCGGCTGCTGGACACGGCCGCCCCGGCGGTCGCGGCGGAGCTGGACGCGGTCTGGGAGTCCTGGCTCGGCCCTTGA
- a CDS encoding SDR family NAD(P)-dependent oxidoreductase translates to MTLENKVAVVTGGASGIGEAVTRILVERGARVVVVDLQQEAGDALVADLGNAVAFLRGDVSDRAVADLAVATAVERFGAVDILVNNASASRVRPFTEQTEDDWKLALDTGLFATRNFMLAAYPELRKSQGSVINFGSGAGIDGQPNQASYAAAKEAIRGLSRVVANEWAADQIRVNVVAPMAKTAGVAAWAEANPEQYALSAAKVPLGRFGDPRTDVAPVIAFLASDDARYITGQTLMADGGAIKLR, encoded by the coding sequence ATGACACTGGAGAACAAGGTCGCCGTCGTCACCGGAGGAGCCTCGGGCATCGGCGAGGCCGTCACCCGGATTCTCGTCGAGCGCGGCGCACGCGTCGTGGTCGTCGACCTCCAGCAGGAGGCCGGCGACGCCCTCGTGGCCGATCTCGGGAACGCGGTCGCGTTCCTCCGGGGAGACGTCTCCGACCGGGCGGTCGCCGACCTGGCGGTGGCCACCGCCGTCGAGCGCTTCGGCGCGGTGGACATCCTGGTGAACAACGCCAGCGCCTCGCGCGTACGGCCCTTCACCGAGCAGACCGAGGACGACTGGAAGCTCGCCCTGGACACCGGCCTGTTCGCCACCCGCAACTTCATGCTCGCCGCGTACCCCGAGCTCCGCAAGAGCCAGGGCTCGGTGATCAACTTCGGCTCGGGCGCGGGCATCGACGGCCAGCCGAACCAGGCCTCGTACGCCGCCGCGAAGGAGGCGATCCGCGGACTGAGCCGGGTCGTCGCCAACGAGTGGGCCGCCGACCAGATCCGCGTCAACGTCGTCGCGCCGATGGCGAAGACCGCGGGCGTCGCCGCCTGGGCCGAGGCCAACCCCGAGCAGTACGCCCTCTCCGCCGCCAAGGTCCCGCTCGGCCGCTTCGGTGACCCGCGCACGGACGTCGCCCCCGTCATCGCGTTCCTGGCGAGCGACGACGCCCGTTACATCACCGGCCAGACCCTGATGGCCGACGGCGGCGCGATCAAGCTCCGCTGA
- a CDS encoding MFS transporter: MVFTPSAPSRAPSYATVLRTPHAARTFGAALLGRLSYGIVPLSLLLAIKDATGSYAAAGGAMAVFGAASVVLSPARAALIDRHGPRRVLPPMAGLYAALLAVIALAAWRPGAPPLALGTLAVAAGACTPPLGPVMRTLWSSLVPDRELLQRAYSLDGVAEELLYVTGPLLVGIVVTVTEPAAGVLAGAVLVFVGASALVSSPAVSRARTVRPPGGGPVAPRLRLHGIVALRHAVVVTAAVGLCLGALDLLVVAFTEQLQRPAAVSWVLAALSAGSAVGGLAYGAVRWRSASRVRLPVVAAALGAALMVAGVAPHLYVLVAVAAVAGLFVAPALTTAYLIADESVDAARRTQAGAWVNTAFNAGSSGGTAVVGLLVDRLPLALCFALAAAPALACAALVGAGARGRRAAGTGAPDERPQVSGA, encoded by the coding sequence ATCGTGTTCACACCCTCCGCGCCCTCGCGCGCGCCTTCGTACGCCACCGTGCTCCGCACCCCGCACGCCGCACGCACCTTCGGGGCCGCGCTGCTGGGACGGCTCTCGTACGGAATCGTCCCCCTCTCCCTCCTCCTCGCGATCAAGGACGCCACCGGCTCGTACGCCGCGGCCGGTGGTGCGATGGCGGTGTTCGGGGCCGCAAGTGTCGTCCTCTCCCCCGCCCGTGCCGCGCTGATCGACCGGCACGGGCCGCGCCGGGTCCTGCCGCCGATGGCGGGGCTGTACGCGGCGCTGCTCGCCGTGATCGCCCTGGCCGCCTGGCGGCCGGGGGCCCCACCGCTCGCCCTGGGCACCCTGGCCGTGGCGGCGGGGGCCTGCACGCCGCCGCTCGGGCCGGTCATGCGGACGCTGTGGAGCAGCCTCGTTCCCGACCGGGAGCTGCTGCAGCGCGCGTACAGCCTGGACGGCGTCGCCGAGGAACTGCTGTATGTGACAGGCCCCTTGCTGGTGGGCATCGTGGTGACGGTCACCGAACCTGCGGCCGGTGTCCTGGCCGGTGCGGTGCTCGTGTTCGTGGGGGCGTCGGCTCTGGTGTCGTCGCCCGCGGTGTCCCGCGCGCGCACGGTACGGCCCCCGGGCGGAGGGCCGGTCGCGCCCCGGCTGCGGTTGCACGGCATCGTCGCGCTGCGGCACGCGGTCGTGGTGACGGCCGCCGTGGGCCTCTGCCTCGGGGCACTCGATCTGCTGGTGGTGGCGTTCACCGAGCAGCTCCAGCGGCCGGCGGCGGTGTCCTGGGTGCTGGCGGCCCTCTCGGCCGGGAGCGCCGTCGGCGGTCTGGCCTACGGGGCGGTGCGGTGGAGGTCGGCGAGCCGGGTGCGGCTTCCGGTGGTGGCCGCCGCGCTGGGTGCGGCGCTCATGGTGGCCGGGGTCGCGCCGCACCTGTACGTGCTGGTCGCCGTCGCCGCGGTCGCCGGGCTGTTCGTCGCCCCGGCGCTCACGACCGCGTATCTGATCGCCGACGAGTCCGTGGACGCCGCCCGGCGCACCCAGGCGGGCGCCTGGGTGAACACCGCGTTCAACGCCGGTTCGTCGGGCGGTACGGCCGTGGTCGGCCTGCTCGTGGACCGGCTGCCGCTCGCCCTGTGCTTCGCGCTGGCGGCGGCCCCGGCGCTGGCGTGCGCGGCGCTGGTGGGCGCCGGGGCCCGCGGCCGCCGGGCGGCGGGAACAGGGGCCCCGGACGAGAGACCTCAGGTCAGCGGAGCTTGA
- a CDS encoding response regulator transcription factor, whose translation MSLSVLVVDDQGIVRAGFAAVVDGEEDMTVVGEAADGAEAVRLAEELAPDVVLMDVRMPELDGIAATRIITGRPDAPRVLVLTTFDLDAYVFDALRAGASGFLLKDVRPGELLDGIRVVAAGESVLAPSATHRLIGHYASAPGAGIPGAPAPRELNGLTGREQGVLTLIAAGLTNTEIAEHLDITVGTVKSHVNAVLRKLGLRDRVQATILAYDLGLARPDRSRGVPS comes from the coding sequence ATGAGCCTCAGCGTGCTGGTCGTCGACGACCAGGGCATCGTACGGGCGGGATTCGCCGCCGTGGTCGACGGCGAGGAGGACATGACAGTGGTCGGCGAGGCCGCCGACGGAGCGGAGGCGGTGCGGCTTGCCGAGGAGTTGGCACCCGACGTGGTCCTCATGGACGTCCGTATGCCGGAACTCGACGGCATCGCCGCCACCCGCATCATCACCGGCCGCCCCGACGCCCCTCGCGTCCTGGTGCTGACCACCTTCGACCTCGACGCGTACGTGTTCGACGCCCTGCGCGCCGGGGCGTCCGGCTTCCTCCTCAAGGACGTGCGTCCCGGCGAACTGCTGGACGGCATCAGGGTGGTGGCCGCCGGCGAGAGCGTCCTCGCCCCGTCCGCCACCCATCGGCTCATCGGCCACTACGCGTCCGCACCGGGCGCCGGCATCCCGGGCGCCCCGGCCCCCCGCGAGCTGAACGGCCTGACCGGCCGTGAGCAGGGGGTCCTGACCCTGATCGCGGCCGGGCTCACCAACACGGAGATCGCCGAGCACCTCGACATCACCGTCGGCACCGTGAAATCACATGTCAACGCGGTACTCCGCAAGCTCGGACTGCGCGACCGGGTCCAGGCGACGATCCTCGCCTACGATCTCGGGCTCGCCCGGCCGGACCGGTCCCGGGGAGTTCCGTCATGA
- a CDS encoding sensor histidine kinase — MNRTDHRLLPLLLICAQAAVWPGAGLIRGSVPAGSALLVAALVAGLVTAALLVRRARPVTTLVLVTAACALGAGPLPPGAVAVLGTAGVALALFTVACEHDTFTAVLCVLALAAWQSVYNLSLHGLSDRDGLDLVLTAVLYAATCAAGLLVRRARQARRTAGQLLIRAETERHRLPGAERKRMERELHDVSAHHLTAVVVTAGAALGLRERRPELAGEALQFAAETGREVTRALGAVRAPAPSREQLPSPRERLLGLAAGFSRLGRQVECEIDSLPDGAVADAAFGIVREALTNVARHAPGAATTVTCRYGDARTEVVITSAAPPAGAAAHGAGLGSGRGQGFLRSRAREAGGTLTSGPTAEGGWEVYAVLPGRSAASVEQPVPWNYRLAQLTAAVVLVLQPLLPMLVIRTDSVSSGARVSAGVLFALLAAAQAFALLWRRRAPVATLGIVTALALLWPVAMAVGQYTGPVLLPLVLSMAATCAAVASAAVRAAVTGTLDADGRPRVALPIVPLVAVVAHAAATTAAFLHRGAGVPVWALAAGATAQAALVTGAAWWAGSLRGRRIRAARSSQAEHLAAWTEEAVRDAWAERRRIADGLETTVLARTADMVAQAEAGRLDAVADHAREALAAMRGLLDTAREAQEPPALRPQPTLQALDLLAHQIRATGREVEIRPAGLMPGQLSTTVDLAAYHACETIITAGGEEPMVLALDADDTALTLTATGVPDHVRPSLCRQLAVRAAVIGGTVAGGPSGPVRVRLPLTAAPAVRRYDEEGQR; from the coding sequence ATGAATCGAACCGACCACCGACTGCTTCCGCTCCTGCTGATCTGCGCCCAGGCCGCGGTGTGGCCGGGGGCGGGCCTGATCCGTGGGTCCGTCCCGGCCGGGTCCGCGCTCCTCGTGGCGGCCCTCGTCGCCGGGCTGGTGACGGCCGCGCTCCTCGTCCGCCGCGCAAGGCCGGTGACCACCCTCGTCCTGGTCACCGCCGCCTGCGCCCTGGGGGCCGGTCCGCTGCCGCCGGGCGCGGTGGCCGTACTGGGTACGGCCGGTGTCGCGCTGGCGCTGTTCACGGTGGCCTGCGAACACGACACCTTCACCGCCGTGTTGTGCGTCCTGGCACTCGCCGCCTGGCAATCCGTGTACAACCTCAGCCTGCACGGGCTCAGTGACCGCGACGGACTCGACCTCGTCCTGACGGCCGTGCTGTACGCCGCCACGTGCGCCGCCGGGCTGCTCGTACGCCGGGCCCGGCAGGCGCGACGGACCGCCGGGCAACTGTTGATCCGGGCCGAGACCGAACGCCATCGCCTCCCCGGTGCCGAACGGAAGCGGATGGAGCGGGAGTTGCACGATGTCAGCGCCCACCACCTGACCGCCGTGGTCGTCACGGCCGGTGCCGCCCTCGGGCTGCGCGAGCGCCGGCCGGAGCTGGCCGGTGAAGCACTGCAGTTCGCTGCCGAGACCGGCCGCGAGGTCACCCGGGCGCTGGGAGCGGTGCGGGCTCCGGCGCCCTCGCGGGAACAGCTCCCGTCGCCGAGGGAGCGGTTGCTGGGACTGGCCGCCGGATTCTCCCGGCTGGGCAGGCAGGTGGAGTGCGAGATCGATTCCCTGCCGGACGGCGCCGTCGCGGACGCTGCGTTCGGCATCGTGCGCGAGGCGCTGACCAACGTGGCCCGGCACGCTCCGGGTGCGGCAACGACGGTGACGTGCCGGTACGGCGACGCGCGCACGGAGGTCGTGATCACGAGCGCGGCGCCACCGGCGGGAGCGGCCGCGCACGGCGCGGGGCTCGGTTCGGGGCGCGGACAGGGTTTTCTGCGGTCCCGGGCGCGGGAGGCGGGCGGCACGCTGACCAGCGGTCCGACGGCGGAGGGCGGCTGGGAGGTGTACGCGGTCCTGCCCGGCAGGAGCGCGGCCTCGGTGGAGCAGCCGGTCCCGTGGAACTACCGCCTCGCGCAGTTGACGGCCGCGGTCGTCCTCGTCCTGCAGCCGCTTCTTCCGATGCTGGTCATCCGGACGGATTCCGTTTCGAGCGGTGCGCGGGTGTCGGCAGGTGTGCTCTTCGCCCTGCTGGCCGCGGCGCAGGCGTTCGCGCTGCTGTGGCGGCGACGGGCGCCCGTCGCCACCCTGGGGATCGTGACGGCCCTGGCCCTGCTCTGGCCGGTGGCGATGGCCGTGGGCCAGTACACCGGTCCGGTGCTCCTGCCGCTGGTGCTGAGCATGGCCGCCACGTGTGCGGCGGTCGCCTCCGCCGCGGTGCGCGCTGCCGTCACCGGCACGCTCGACGCCGACGGCCGCCCGCGCGTCGCCCTGCCGATCGTCCCGTTGGTGGCCGTGGTGGCACACGCGGCCGCCACGACCGCCGCCTTCCTGCACCGGGGCGCGGGCGTACCCGTGTGGGCGCTCGCCGCAGGGGCGACGGCCCAGGCGGCCCTGGTGACCGGCGCGGCATGGTGGGCCGGGTCCTTGCGCGGGCGTCGCATCCGGGCGGCCCGCAGCTCGCAGGCGGAACACCTCGCGGCCTGGACCGAGGAGGCGGTGCGGGACGCGTGGGCGGAGCGCCGCCGGATCGCCGACGGGCTGGAGACCACCGTGCTGGCGCGCACCGCCGACATGGTCGCGCAGGCCGAGGCGGGCCGGCTCGACGCGGTCGCCGACCACGCCCGCGAGGCCCTGGCCGCGATGCGCGGCCTGCTCGACACGGCCCGCGAGGCGCAGGAGCCGCCGGCGCTCCGTCCGCAGCCCACGCTCCAGGCCCTTGACCTGCTGGCCCATCAGATCCGGGCCACCGGCCGCGAGGTCGAGATACGGCCGGCCGGTCTGATGCCGGGACAGCTGTCCACCACCGTGGACCTGGCCGCCTACCATGCCTGCGAAACGATCATCACGGCCGGCGGCGAGGAGCCCATGGTGCTGGCACTCGACGCGGACGACACGGCGTTGACGCTCACGGCGACCGGAGTGCCGGATCACGTGCGCCCGTCCCTGTGCCGGCAACTGGCCGTGCGGGCCGCGGTGATCGGCGGGACCGTCGCCGGCGGTCCTTCGGGCCCGGTGCGGGTCCGGCTCCCGCTGACGGCGGCACCTGCCGTGCGGCGATACGACGAGGAGGGACAACGATGA
- a CDS encoding DUF5707 domain-containing protein, translating to MSKRVLVPSLIGAVALGAVAAGGYAMATATTEPSVKNGSAHYAAPSPRGAGALRYTADVSDDSGVRSLKVLAWPTSSKLDPTEAEMRSVDAATCRSTSDTTSRCTYTLKVTQQDAAGLAEGAWDVSVLVTAKDGDTKFVPRAATFTVTR from the coding sequence ATGTCCAAGCGCGTCCTCGTCCCGTCCCTCATCGGCGCCGTCGCTCTCGGCGCCGTCGCCGCCGGCGGATACGCCATGGCCACGGCCACCACCGAGCCGAGCGTGAAGAACGGTTCGGCCCACTACGCGGCACCGTCCCCGCGCGGTGCGGGGGCACTCAGGTACACCGCGGACGTCAGCGACGACTCGGGTGTGCGCAGCCTCAAGGTCCTTGCCTGGCCGACGAGTTCGAAGCTCGACCCGACCGAGGCGGAGATGCGGTCCGTGGACGCGGCCACCTGCCGCAGCACCTCGGACACCACCTCGCGCTGCACCTACACGCTGAAGGTGACACAGCAGGACGCGGCCGGTCTGGCGGAAGGTGCCTGGGACGTGTCGGTGCTGGTGACCGCGAAGGACGGAGACACGAAGTTCGTGCCGCGCGCGGCCACTTTCACCGTCACGCGCTGA
- a CDS encoding dihydrofolate reductase family protein, translating into MRKIIYSMSVSLDGFFEGPDRDISWHLVDDELHRYFNERIAGMGGFLHGRVVHELMADFWPTADQDPANAGPMADFAVIWRNMPKYVYSRTLERADWNTTIVREVVPEEVRALKEQPGGDLGLGGADLAASFAALDLIDEYCVYVHPVLIGRGRSMFPSSDTRTALRLAGTRTFGSGVVELRYARA; encoded by the coding sequence ATGCGAAAGATCATCTATTCCATGTCGGTCTCCCTCGACGGCTTCTTCGAGGGACCGGACCGGGACATCAGCTGGCATCTCGTCGACGACGAACTGCACCGCTACTTCAACGAGCGGATCGCCGGCATGGGCGGGTTCCTTCACGGGCGGGTCGTCCATGAGCTGATGGCGGATTTCTGGCCCACCGCGGACCAGGACCCGGCGAACGCGGGGCCGATGGCCGATTTCGCCGTCATCTGGCGGAACATGCCGAAGTACGTCTACTCCCGGACGCTGGAGCGGGCGGACTGGAACACCACGATCGTGCGCGAGGTCGTGCCCGAAGAGGTCAGGGCACTGAAGGAGCAGCCCGGCGGTGACCTGGGGCTCGGCGGTGCCGACCTCGCCGCGTCCTTCGCGGCGCTCGACCTGATCGACGAGTACTGCGTCTACGTCCATCCGGTCCTGATCGGCCGGGGGAGGTCCATGTTCCCGTCGTCGGACACCAGGACCGCACTCCGGCTCGCGGGAACGCGGACCTTCGGCAGCGGGGTCGTGGAACTGCGGTACGCGCGGGCCTGA
- a CDS encoding ArsR/SmtB family transcription factor: MPVPLYQAKAEFFRMLGHPVRIRVLELLQDGRMPVRDLLAAIGVEPSALSQQLAVLRRSGIVSSAREGSTVVYELAGGDVAELMRAARRILTEMLDGQNQLLAELREAEVSAR, encoded by the coding sequence GTGCCCGTTCCGCTGTATCAGGCCAAGGCCGAGTTTTTCCGCATGCTCGGGCACCCCGTGCGGATAAGGGTTCTGGAGCTGCTGCAGGACGGCCGGATGCCGGTCCGTGACCTGCTGGCGGCGATCGGGGTGGAGCCTTCGGCGCTGTCCCAGCAACTGGCGGTGCTGCGCCGTTCGGGCATCGTCTCCTCCGCGCGCGAGGGCTCGACGGTCGTCTACGAGCTGGCGGGTGGGGACGTGGCGGAGCTGATGCGGGCGGCGCGGCGGATCCTGACCGAGATGCTGGACGGGCAGAACCAACTGCTGGCGGAGCTGCGGGAAGCCGAGGTCTCGGCGCGGTGA